A genomic stretch from Hemicordylus capensis ecotype Gifberg chromosome 1, rHemCap1.1.pri, whole genome shotgun sequence includes:
- the FBXO16 gene encoding F-box only protein 16 isoform X4, with the protein MVFEERRNLLGKWFDKWTDGQRRSVLMDLLERCSPSQLKFFAKQLQDRVPAEALDFTRRLPRALSLYIFSFLDPRSLSRCAQVSWHWKYLTELDQVWMRKCLRYGWYINFSPTPFEQGIWKRHYIEMVKELQVTPPKTPPKYDFVVVDVQPVAKEVLEMKPSLSSVLHSASLLGKKMSKDKRELPPWRSSDKHPTDTIRFNYLDNFDPIEEARQARKKGGGLTPDLGQLACQEKRKPGSGTYKLRKAKSLRPRAELPRTQECRSQMALSADFGSQPRGPARPSWATHQSTGYPVTKATAKILAQSAQWNAGIRPAPVRGPVPKLSEKGKKAFARTSRSSPTAPLFESQPWQVPASSRESDAEQEDAGRGVFTTSPLH; encoded by the exons ATG GTATTTGAAGAAAGAAGAAACTTGCTGGGGAAATGG tttgacAAATGGACGGACGGTCAGAGGCGGAGTGTCCTGATGGATCTCTTGGAGCgctgctccccctcccagctGAAGTTCTTTGCCAAGCAGCTGCAGGATCGAGTTCCAGCTGAAGCGCTGGATTTCACCAGGAGGCTTCCCCGGGCATTATCCTTGTacatcttttcttttttggatCCTCGGAGCCTCTCTCGATGTGCCCAG GTCAGCTGGCACTGGAAATACTTGACGGAGCTGGACCAGGTCTGGATGCGGAAGTGTCTGCGCTATGGGTGGTACATCAACTTCTCTCCAACTCCATTTGAGCAAGGAATTTGGAAGAGACACTACATCGAGATGGTGAAAGAGTTGCAGGTTACCCCGCCTAAG ACCCCTCCAAAATATGACTTTGTGGTGGTGGATGTTCAGCCTGTCGCTAAAGAGGTCCTGGAGATGAAGCCGTCCCTGTCATCAGTCCTCCATTCAGCATCTCTGCTCGGAAAGAAGATGAGCAAGGACAAGAGGGAGCTCCCTCCTTGGCGTTCCTCAGATAAACATCCAACGGACACCATCCGATTCAATTACCTGGACAACTTTGATCCCATTGAGGAAGCAAGGCAGGC tagaaagaaaggaggagggcTCACCCCAGACCTCGGCCAGCTGGCCTGTCAGGAGAAAAGGAAGCCAGGCAGCGGAACGTACAAACTCCGGAAAGCAAAGTCCTTG CGGCCTAGAGCTGAGTTGCCAAGGACACAGGAGTGTAGAAGTCAG atgGCCCTTTCCGCAGACTTTGGCTCGCAGCCAAGAGGTCCAGCTCGCCCAAGCTGGGCGACTCACCAGTCAACTGGCTACCCTGTGACCAAAGCCACGGCCAAGATCCTTGCCCAAAGCGCCCAGTGGAATGCGGGGATACGGCCAGCACCTGTCCGGGGCCCAGTCCCAAAGCTGAGCGAGAAGGGGAAGAAGGCCTTCGCGAGAACAAGCAGAAGTTCCCCAA
- the FBXO16 gene encoding F-box only protein 16 isoform X2 — translation MQTWELGHVLLSTLNLLNCCIFYRKEMAFAPPKNPESRKMQTKMSTWTPLNHQLMNGKVFEERRNLLGKWFDKWTDGQRRSVLMDLLERCSPSQLKFFAKQLQDRVPAEALDFTRRLPRALSLYIFSFLDPRSLSRCAQVSWHWKYLTELDQVWMRKCLRYGWYINFSPTPFEQGIWKRHYIEMVKELQVTPPKTPPKYDFVVVDVQPVAKEVLEMKPSLSSVLHSASLLGKKMSKDKRELPPWRSSDKHPTDTIRFNYLDNFDPIEEARQARKKGGGLTPDLGQLACQEKRKPGSGTYKLRKAKSLRPRAELPRTQECRSQMALSADFGSQPRGPARPSWATHQSTGYPVTKATAKILAQSAQWNAGIRPAPVRGPVPKLSEKGKKAFARTSRSSPTPLFESQPWQVPASSRESDAEQEDAGRGVFTTSPLH, via the exons ATGCAGACCTGGGAGCTTGGACATGTGTTATTATCGACCCTGAATCTACTTAACTGCTGCATCTTCTACAGAAAAGAAATGGCATTTGCACCGCCCAAAAACCCGGAGAGCCGCAAGATGCAAACCAAGATGAGCACCTGGACACCTCTGAATCACCAGCTCATGAATGGTAAG GTATTTGAAGAAAGAAGAAACTTGCTGGGGAAATGG tttgacAAATGGACGGACGGTCAGAGGCGGAGTGTCCTGATGGATCTCTTGGAGCgctgctccccctcccagctGAAGTTCTTTGCCAAGCAGCTGCAGGATCGAGTTCCAGCTGAAGCGCTGGATTTCACCAGGAGGCTTCCCCGGGCATTATCCTTGTacatcttttcttttttggatCCTCGGAGCCTCTCTCGATGTGCCCAG GTCAGCTGGCACTGGAAATACTTGACGGAGCTGGACCAGGTCTGGATGCGGAAGTGTCTGCGCTATGGGTGGTACATCAACTTCTCTCCAACTCCATTTGAGCAAGGAATTTGGAAGAGACACTACATCGAGATGGTGAAAGAGTTGCAGGTTACCCCGCCTAAG ACCCCTCCAAAATATGACTTTGTGGTGGTGGATGTTCAGCCTGTCGCTAAAGAGGTCCTGGAGATGAAGCCGTCCCTGTCATCAGTCCTCCATTCAGCATCTCTGCTCGGAAAGAAGATGAGCAAGGACAAGAGGGAGCTCCCTCCTTGGCGTTCCTCAGATAAACATCCAACGGACACCATCCGATTCAATTACCTGGACAACTTTGATCCCATTGAGGAAGCAAGGCAGGC tagaaagaaaggaggagggcTCACCCCAGACCTCGGCCAGCTGGCCTGTCAGGAGAAAAGGAAGCCAGGCAGCGGAACGTACAAACTCCGGAAAGCAAAGTCCTTG CGGCCTAGAGCTGAGTTGCCAAGGACACAGGAGTGTAGAAGTCAG atgGCCCTTTCCGCAGACTTTGGCTCGCAGCCAAGAGGTCCAGCTCGCCCAAGCTGGGCGACTCACCAGTCAACTGGCTACCCTGTGACCAAAGCCACGGCCAAGATCCTTGCCCAAAGCGCCCAGTGGAATGCGGGGATACGGCCAGCACCTGTCCGGGGCCCAGTCCCAAAGCTGAGCGAGAAGGGGAAGAAGGCCTTCGCGAGAACAAGCAGAAGTTCCCCAA
- the FBXO16 gene encoding F-box only protein 16 isoform X1, producing the protein MQTWELGHVLLSTLNLLNCCIFYRKEMAFAPPKNPESRKMQTKMSTWTPLNHQLMNGKVFEERRNLLGKWFDKWTDGQRRSVLMDLLERCSPSQLKFFAKQLQDRVPAEALDFTRRLPRALSLYIFSFLDPRSLSRCAQVSWHWKYLTELDQVWMRKCLRYGWYINFSPTPFEQGIWKRHYIEMVKELQVTPPKTPPKYDFVVVDVQPVAKEVLEMKPSLSSVLHSASLLGKKMSKDKRELPPWRSSDKHPTDTIRFNYLDNFDPIEEARQARKKGGGLTPDLGQLACQEKRKPGSGTYKLRKAKSLRPRAELPRTQECRSQMALSADFGSQPRGPARPSWATHQSTGYPVTKATAKILAQSAQWNAGIRPAPVRGPVPKLSEKGKKAFARTSRSSPTAPLFESQPWQVPASSRESDAEQEDAGRGVFTTSPLH; encoded by the exons ATGCAGACCTGGGAGCTTGGACATGTGTTATTATCGACCCTGAATCTACTTAACTGCTGCATCTTCTACAGAAAAGAAATGGCATTTGCACCGCCCAAAAACCCGGAGAGCCGCAAGATGCAAACCAAGATGAGCACCTGGACACCTCTGAATCACCAGCTCATGAATGGTAAG GTATTTGAAGAAAGAAGAAACTTGCTGGGGAAATGG tttgacAAATGGACGGACGGTCAGAGGCGGAGTGTCCTGATGGATCTCTTGGAGCgctgctccccctcccagctGAAGTTCTTTGCCAAGCAGCTGCAGGATCGAGTTCCAGCTGAAGCGCTGGATTTCACCAGGAGGCTTCCCCGGGCATTATCCTTGTacatcttttcttttttggatCCTCGGAGCCTCTCTCGATGTGCCCAG GTCAGCTGGCACTGGAAATACTTGACGGAGCTGGACCAGGTCTGGATGCGGAAGTGTCTGCGCTATGGGTGGTACATCAACTTCTCTCCAACTCCATTTGAGCAAGGAATTTGGAAGAGACACTACATCGAGATGGTGAAAGAGTTGCAGGTTACCCCGCCTAAG ACCCCTCCAAAATATGACTTTGTGGTGGTGGATGTTCAGCCTGTCGCTAAAGAGGTCCTGGAGATGAAGCCGTCCCTGTCATCAGTCCTCCATTCAGCATCTCTGCTCGGAAAGAAGATGAGCAAGGACAAGAGGGAGCTCCCTCCTTGGCGTTCCTCAGATAAACATCCAACGGACACCATCCGATTCAATTACCTGGACAACTTTGATCCCATTGAGGAAGCAAGGCAGGC tagaaagaaaggaggagggcTCACCCCAGACCTCGGCCAGCTGGCCTGTCAGGAGAAAAGGAAGCCAGGCAGCGGAACGTACAAACTCCGGAAAGCAAAGTCCTTG CGGCCTAGAGCTGAGTTGCCAAGGACACAGGAGTGTAGAAGTCAG atgGCCCTTTCCGCAGACTTTGGCTCGCAGCCAAGAGGTCCAGCTCGCCCAAGCTGGGCGACTCACCAGTCAACTGGCTACCCTGTGACCAAAGCCACGGCCAAGATCCTTGCCCAAAGCGCCCAGTGGAATGCGGGGATACGGCCAGCACCTGTCCGGGGCCCAGTCCCAAAGCTGAGCGAGAAGGGGAAGAAGGCCTTCGCGAGAACAAGCAGAAGTTCCCCAA
- the FBXO16 gene encoding F-box only protein 16 isoform X3, with amino-acid sequence MQTWELGHVLLSTLNLLNCCIFYRKEMAFAPPKNPESRKMQTKMSTWTPLNHQLMNGKVFEERRNLLGKWFDKWTDGQRRSVLMDLLERCSPSQLKFFAKQLQDRVPAEALDFTRRLPRALSLYIFSFLDPRSLSRCAQVSWHWKYLTELDQVWMRKCLRYGWYINFSPTPFEQGIWKRHYIEMVKELQVTPPKTPPKYDFVVVDVQPVAKEVLEMKPSLSSVLHSASLLGKKMSKDKRELPPWRSSDKHPTDTIRFNYLDNFDPIEEARQARKKGGGLTPDLGQLACQEKRKPGSGTYKLRKAKSLMALSADFGSQPRGPARPSWATHQSTGYPVTKATAKILAQSAQWNAGIRPAPVRGPVPKLSEKGKKAFARTSRSSPTAPLFESQPWQVPASSRESDAEQEDAGRGVFTTSPLH; translated from the exons ATGCAGACCTGGGAGCTTGGACATGTGTTATTATCGACCCTGAATCTACTTAACTGCTGCATCTTCTACAGAAAAGAAATGGCATTTGCACCGCCCAAAAACCCGGAGAGCCGCAAGATGCAAACCAAGATGAGCACCTGGACACCTCTGAATCACCAGCTCATGAATGGTAAG GTATTTGAAGAAAGAAGAAACTTGCTGGGGAAATGG tttgacAAATGGACGGACGGTCAGAGGCGGAGTGTCCTGATGGATCTCTTGGAGCgctgctccccctcccagctGAAGTTCTTTGCCAAGCAGCTGCAGGATCGAGTTCCAGCTGAAGCGCTGGATTTCACCAGGAGGCTTCCCCGGGCATTATCCTTGTacatcttttcttttttggatCCTCGGAGCCTCTCTCGATGTGCCCAG GTCAGCTGGCACTGGAAATACTTGACGGAGCTGGACCAGGTCTGGATGCGGAAGTGTCTGCGCTATGGGTGGTACATCAACTTCTCTCCAACTCCATTTGAGCAAGGAATTTGGAAGAGACACTACATCGAGATGGTGAAAGAGTTGCAGGTTACCCCGCCTAAG ACCCCTCCAAAATATGACTTTGTGGTGGTGGATGTTCAGCCTGTCGCTAAAGAGGTCCTGGAGATGAAGCCGTCCCTGTCATCAGTCCTCCATTCAGCATCTCTGCTCGGAAAGAAGATGAGCAAGGACAAGAGGGAGCTCCCTCCTTGGCGTTCCTCAGATAAACATCCAACGGACACCATCCGATTCAATTACCTGGACAACTTTGATCCCATTGAGGAAGCAAGGCAGGC tagaaagaaaggaggagggcTCACCCCAGACCTCGGCCAGCTGGCCTGTCAGGAGAAAAGGAAGCCAGGCAGCGGAACGTACAAACTCCGGAAAGCAAAGTCCTTG atgGCCCTTTCCGCAGACTTTGGCTCGCAGCCAAGAGGTCCAGCTCGCCCAAGCTGGGCGACTCACCAGTCAACTGGCTACCCTGTGACCAAAGCCACGGCCAAGATCCTTGCCCAAAGCGCCCAGTGGAATGCGGGGATACGGCCAGCACCTGTCCGGGGCCCAGTCCCAAAGCTGAGCGAGAAGGGGAAGAAGGCCTTCGCGAGAACAAGCAGAAGTTCCCCAA